CCACACCCAGGGGTGGGATGCTGGAGACGGAGGTCCTGCCAGTGTCACGCGCTGCTTGGTGACAGGGTTGAGGGGCCTTAGTCGGCCGGACTCAAGGTGGCCTCACTGTGGCCTTTTGAATAAAAAAATCTTCAAGTGCTCATTGTTCCCTGAGTGACTCACTTGAGGTAATAGCCTACATACATGACCATAAATGCGGCCAAGCATCCTGCGCAGAAATATTCAtcataagccaggcgtggtggcacacacctataattccagctactcaggaggctgaggtaggagaatcccatGAGCCCATGATGGCACCCCTgctcaccagcctgggtgacagagggagaccctgtctcaaaaaaaacacatcGATGTTTGTATAgctaaaaagaaagcaaattaaatGTCCAATAATGGATAAACTTGATAGCCATTAGAATGACTACAGCAATCAATGAAAATTTTCAATCATGTGAAAAATGCTTATGTTAAGTCAAAAAACTTCAGAAaacactgtaatctcagctacttcggaagctgaggtgggaggaccctttgagctcaggagctcgaggctgcagtgagccacgattgtgccactgtacgccagcctgagtgacatagcaagaccatctcctaaaaaaaaaaatgtttaaatgcagaaaacaaaattgttaatataattataaggatgcacaaaataaaaagactacAAGACAGGACGGACATCTATCCAAAtgttacaaaaaattaaagagagcTGCAGGCAGGACGGAGGGAGGAATCTGTTGGCCCCAGGACTACTCTGGCTCACCGCCCCTCACTAACTGCTCCTTTGGCCCTTATCATCTCCAGAGGCAAGTTCAGATGGATCTGAATTTTGTCACACACGCTGTCCTGTAAGCCCAGAAGTCCCCTGGGCACTGCTCTAGCCTCCCAGGCCCAGGCAGTACCTAGAACTGGGTTCTGTTTGGGGCAAGGGCATCCCATTTATCCCCCTCCTAGACCGTGTCCCCTTCAAAGAGGCTGGAACAGTGAACTCTGGGTTTATGCTCACCTACCCCCACCTCCAATCTCTTTCTGAGTTAACAGAGAGGCCAACAGTCTCCGAGCTGGAGCTGGGCAGCTCTTGGGCgcgcaggcatggtggcagctatGCCAGGGCTCCATCCCATGCCTTCTTCAGCTGAGCACCCCTTCCTGGGGCCCCGGAGGGAACACAGCCCCTGGCTGATGGCACAGGGTCAGGGTCCTACCCTCAAGGAGCCAGAAGACGGGGGTGAGGGGCTGGTTGAAGAGGGCATGGAAGGTGTACAGGGGCTGGGTCTGGGGCTCCAGGCTGTAGAAGGTGAGGCAGCCTGAGGCCAGGTCCAAATCCATGCCCAGGAGCCGCCCTGACACCCCTGGGAGGCGCTGGGCCTGCCCGTTGTGCCAGGCCTGGAGGCTGTCCCCCTGGACGCAGAGCCCCCAGGAGCAGGGTCCCCGGCCAATGTTGTCTGTGTGAGGCCCCACCCTGCACCGTGACAGTTGCGGGTAGGAGACGCCCAGTGTCACTGAGTGGTCTGACGCACGCACCTCCCAGTAGTGGTGCCCGGCCTGGAAACTCTGGGTACACTGCACCTGCCAGAGCTCGAATCTGCCGGGCCTGCCTGGGCCCTGGGACTGACGGCAGTGCTTCACCTGCTGGTCCTGGCGCGACAGATAGAAGTGACGGTTGGCGCTGATTGGATCAAAGGTCAGATTGCGATAATCTGTTGGAGAAAGGAGGACAGAAGTGGGCTAGGGGAAGACAGCACAACTGGATCTCCATTTATCCGCTGCTAAACCTCCGCCAGGCATGCTGAGCACCAGCAGCCACCACAACACTTAATCCTCGCCATGACCTCGCAGGCGGAATCCTCTATCAGCCCTGTTCACAGCTGAGAAAACTGGGGCTCCCAGATCCATTAACTCAGTATTAAGCAGAAGAATCGCGGGTCTGTGCCCCAGACTCTGTCCTTCAATGAACACTGGCTGCCTCTGCTTCAGGGTGGATGTGCACGAGGTGTGCAGGGGGTAGGGCCAGGCTCAGATGTCCCGGCAGGACAGTCACAACACGTGCCCCCCTCACTCACATGTGCATAcaaacatgtgtgtgcacacacttgTTCACAGCACAGGCACCTCcttgcacacgcacacacagttGCACACATACACGAATGGCCTCCTTACTCTGCCAGAGTTTCCTCCTCAGTGGACAAACTGTGCTTGGGACCGGTGCCAGGGGACCTGGGGCCTCTAGGGGGCAAAGCAGCATTAGGAGAATGGTTGGAGAGGTCATGATGTGTGGGCCCTGACCCCCCTCTGCCCCACAGCGGGAGCGGCAGCTGGGCCCAGGGCAGTAGTGGGGGCCTGGGGTCAGTCTTACCCATGGGGCCTAAGTCCACAGGCTTGGCTGGTGCCCCGGGGTGGCCCCCCTCTTCCAAGAGGAGGCCACACAGCCGGCTTAGCAACTGCTTCAGGTCGCCCAGCTGTTGGTCTTCATCCCACTGCAGAGGGGTCAGTGGCCCAAGAGGCCCTGGGGGCTGGAGGAGCTGTGATTCCTGAGCCCCAGGGAGAACAAGTAAGCCCGGGCCTAAGGGGCAGGAAAGCAAGTCCCCCACCTGTGCCTGAGCCCTCGTACCTGCAGGAAGGTCTGCTCATCCACCTGCTCCAGAAGCTCCTGGATCCTGCAGCCATGGCGAGCCACAGCCTCCAAGTGGCCCCGCAGCCGCTGCTCCTCATCTCGAGCCTGTGCCAGCACCCGCGTCTTGGCCACGTCAATGCTCCTCAGTGCTGCCGTGTGCTGCATTTCCAGGGCCTGTAGCAGGCTGCTGAACTTGCCGGAGACCCAGGAGGCCAAGATGCAGGCTGAGTTCTGGGTGGGAACAGGAGGGGCTTCAGGGTGGCCAGGGCCCTGTGCCATACCAAGGCAGGCTAGGGCCAGGGCTGCCCGCTGAGCTGAGGGTCAGGGATGTTGGGAGGCAGGGTCCTGGGAACCTCCCCAGGACCCCTGTGCCCAGCTCCCTGCTCAGCCACACTCCCTGCTGCCCAGTGTTCCAGGGACCAGCTGGTGACCGCCCCCAGGATGCAGTGTGAGGCCATGGTGGGCGGGCAGGCACAGCCCTCATACCTGGATCTGGCTTCTTTGCTTCTGCAGCTCTAGTAGCTGGCCTTCGGCCTGGGTGGCCTGCTGCTGGGTAACCTCCAGGCTGGCTCTCAGCTGGGCCTGTGGTGGCCGCCCATGGGACAAGCAACAAGAGAGGGCCAGGATTGGCTGTGACACCCTTTCTCAGACAACCAACCATGCCTGCAGACACCAGGCAGCCCCTCCCCACGCCACCCAGGCCAGCCTCCGGAGCACAGGCCTCACTCTAACCTAGGGAGAGTGGGGGCCGTGCCCCGGTGTGTCCGGACAAAGTCTTTCCTAACCTGTAGCAGGGTGGTACCTGAGCAGAGCAGAAGCCTTGGGCTCAGGACCCAACTTCCATTGCCATTTGTACCTCTTGCATGCTGAGCAAACTGAGGCAAAGCACCTGCCCTCTCTGGACCTAACCCCCTACCCATCAATACATGAAAGTGATAATGCTGGCTCAGGAGGCCTTGCAGGGATGACCTCAAATACTAAAGCTGTTGGTCCCTGTCTCACTGCAGAGGGGTCAGTGGTCCAGGAGGCCCTGGGGCTTAAGAAGCTGACTGCAGAGACCACCCAAAGCACCAAAGCTGTCTGAGAAGCGGGCAGTTATTTGCATGGATAAACTAGATTCTTCTGGGGATCTGGCCAGTCCCTGGCCCTAGCTTTGAGCctgagggggaaggaagggaccCTTATTCGGTTATGCTCCCTGAGTCCCTTGGGAATCAAAACACCACGCTCTCATGAGAGCGGGACGAACCATGCAGGTCCCGGGGGCCCCATTCCCAGCACCTGGTCAAAAGCTTCACCATCTTGTTTCCGCTTTTCCCACAATGCACTGAGATGGGGACTGTTACTATCCCCACatcacagaggaggaaatggctcagagaggttgataATTTGGTCAACGTCCTCAGATCTTCCTAAGCCCAGAGCTCCGCCAGGCCCCCAGCCTCCAGCATTTAACACAGGAACAcaggaggcaggaaggcaggctcTCCCAGGGTACCTGCCCTCCCCCAGGGACAGGCACCCCCatgtccctttccctctctcttgcaAAATCCTGGCTCCCCTGTTGCTACTGGCTGCCCCTGTTGCTCCCTTCCTCCACATGGCCCTCTACTGGCCTCCAACTCAAACTTCCATGCCTAGCTCAGTCTTCTGCACCCGCTGTTGAGCAGTACATCTTGTCTCATCCTACTCGGCGGCTTCAGCAGCTACAAGGAATGTCCCGCAACACTCTGGAGCCCTTTTCCTTCACCTCATCTCAGCGCTCCCGTGAACTCACCCTGGCCCTGTCACCAGCTCTAAAATCTCCATTCTAGGCACCCATTCTTCCTTCTCTGACCACCACCTTCCTGCCCTCTCCTGTTCCAGCCACCTCTGtcccagtcctcccacctcgcTGACCCCCAGCCGTGCACCCCCCCATCCCTCCCTGCCCATCAGGCCTCCTAGCCACCCCTTCCCTTCTTGTTCCATCCAGCGTCCCTGCGCCATCCTCCACCCATGCCTTAGCCCCAGCCCTCCTGTCCCCAGATGATTCCACGTCCCGTCTTCACTGCTGAAATGGGTTTTGTCAAGGGCCGTGCTGAAGGTCATTTCTGTCCTCGTACTGAGCCTCCGATTGGCATGGGCACCTTGCCTGTTCTCTTCCTGGCACCCCTCTCCAGGTGCCACACAGGGCTGCCGCTCCCCCAACCTTCCCCATCTTCCTGGGAGCTCCAGCTTGGAACCCTCTCTCCCTCCTAGCACTAATGACTCCCAGCACTAATGACTCCCAGTTCTCCACTCCTGAGCTTtggagctcactgcaagctccgcctcccaccccagtagctgggactacaggcgcccgccaccaggcccagctaattttttgtatttttagtagag
The Papio anubis isolate 15944 chromosome 17, Panubis1.0, whole genome shotgun sequence genome window above contains:
- the TRIM65 gene encoding tripartite motif-containing protein 65 isoform X1, giving the protein MAAQLLEEKLTCAICLGLYQDPVTLPCGHNFCGACIRDWWDRCGKACPECREPFPDGAELRRNVALSGVLEVVHAGPARDPGPDPGPGPGPAARCPRHGRPMELFCRTEGRCVCSVCTVHECRLHERALLDAERLKREAQLRASLEVTQQQATQAEGQLLELQKQRSQIQNSACILASWVSGKFSSLLQALEMQHTAALRSIDVAKTRVLAQARDEEQRLRGHLEAVARHGCRIQELLEQVDEQTFLQESQLLQPPGPLGPLTPLQWDEDQQLGDLKQLLSRLCGLLLEEGGHPGAPAKPVDLGPMEAPGPLAPVPSTVCPLRRKLWQNYRNLTFDPISANRHFYLSRQDQQVKHCRQSQGPGRPGRFELWQVQCTQSFQAGHHYWEVRASDHSVTLGVSYPQLSRCRVGPHTDNIGRGPCSWGLCVQGDSLQAWHNGQAQRLPGVSGRLLGMDLDLASGCLTFYSLEPQTQPLYTFHALFNQPLTPVFWLLEGRTLTLCHQPGAVFPPGPQEGVLS
- the TRIM65 gene encoding tripartite motif-containing protein 65 isoform X2; the encoded protein is MAAQLLEEKLTCAICLGLYQDPVTLPCGHNFCGACIRDWWDRCGKACPECREPFPDGAELRRNVALSGVLEVVHAGPARDPGPDPGPGPGPAARCPRHGRPMELFCRTEGRCVCSVCTVHECRLHERALLDAERLKREAQLRASLEVTQQQATQAEGQLLELQKQRSQIQNSACILASWVSGKFSSLLQALEMQHTAALRSIDVAKTRVLAQARDEEQRLRGHLEAVARHGCRIQELLEQVDEQTFLQESQLLQPPGPLGPLTPLQWDEDQQLGDLKQLLSRLCGLLLEEGGHPGAPAKPVDLGPMDYRNLTFDPISANRHFYLSRQDQQVKHCRQSQGPGRPGRFELWQVQCTQSFQAGHHYWEVRASDHSVTLGVSYPQLSRCRVGPHTDNIGRGPCSWGLCVQGDSLQAWHNGQAQRLPGVSGRLLGMDLDLASGCLTFYSLEPQTQPLYTFHALFNQPLTPVFWLLEGRTLTLCHQPGAVFPPGPQEGVLS